Proteins encoded together in one Vigna angularis cultivar LongXiaoDou No.4 chromosome 5, ASM1680809v1, whole genome shotgun sequence window:
- the LOC128196627 gene encoding uncharacterized protein LOC128196627 yields the protein MDIFKQLKITIPLTEALQQILAYAKHLKKFLSKKKKYLDEETIEVQGNCIAIMQKTLPPKFKDPGSFNIPCTIRNHDIGKTLVDLGASINLMPLFMLKKIGGLEVKPTRMILQMVDKSIKHPYGAVEDVVIQIDKLKFPVDFVVLEMGEEI from the coding sequence ATGgatatcttcaagcaattgaAGATTACTATACccttgaccgaagcactgcaacaaattctTGCTTATGCAAAACATTTGAAGAAATTCCTgagtaaaaagaagaaatatctaGATGAAGAAACAATTGAGGTGCAGGGTAATTGCATTGCCATTATGCAGAAGACtctccctccaaaattcaaagatCCGGGAAGTTTCAATATCCCTTGCACCATTAGGAATCATGATATAGGGAAGACTCTAGTTGATTTAGGGGCTAGCATCAATCTAATGCCCCTATTTATGCtcaagaagattggtggtcttgaggTCAAACCTACAAGAATGATCTTGCAAATGGTAGACAAATCCATCAAGCATCCTTATGGTGCAGTGGAAGATGTTGTGATCCAGATTGACAAACTCAAATTCCCGGTGGATTTTGTAGTGCTAGAGATGGGGGAAGAAATATAA